From a single Silene latifolia isolate original U9 population chromosome 6, ASM4854445v1, whole genome shotgun sequence genomic region:
- the LOC141588557 gene encoding uncharacterized protein LOC141588557 translates to MVITFVYSFNRGTERLDLWHSLRQLSSTQSLPWLCLGDFNVSLSEDERVGYAASERDMQDFRDCLSYCSLVDHPYSGGLYTWYNKQVASPRWAKLDRLLANPAWFLQVPNSNVVVLPVGVYVVSQGWRVGQLGSRIFTLFSKLRYLCGSLKKIHSNEFAGLSARVLASKEELTASQRELQSSPLDQQLLSKEKSALGAYIKLKEAELRALAQRAKVTHLQQTDDNTRYFYASITARRTRNTVGAIEDIHGNYCAGHTELSQAFLAYYQTLLGSSEEVTLLPSLSSHHILTATSTLDVMVTSKEIEDALFSIDRNKSPGVDRYTSGFFKDTWGVTWSDFTAAVQEFFRKGTMPRAANSTLIALIPKCDSPRSVT, encoded by the exons ATGGTTATCACTTTTGTGTATTCTTTCAATAGAGGTACTGAAAGATTGGATTTATGGCATTCTCTTAGGCAGCTCTCCTCTACTCAGTCTCTTCCTTGGCTATGCTTGGGAGATTTTAATGTCTCTCTTTCTGAGGATGAGAGGGTGGGGTATGCTGCTAGTGAAAGGGATATGCAGGATTTCAGGGATTGTTTGTCTTATTGTAGTCTTGTTGATCATCCTTATTCTGGTGGATTGTATACATGGTACAATAAACAAGTAGCTTCACCCAGATGGGCTAAGTTGGATAGACTGTTGGCAAATCCAGCTTGGTTTCTTCAAGTTCCTAATTCAAATGTTGTAGTCTTACCTGTTGGAGT CTATGTTGTTTCTCAAGGGTGGCGGGTTGGGCAACTAGGGAGTAGGATCTTTACTCTATTCTCTAAACTTAGGTATTTGTGTGGCTCTCTGAAAAAGATTCACTCCAATGAATTTGCTGGGTTATCTGCTAGGGTTCTTGCTTCAAAAGAGGAGCTTACTGCTTCTCAAAGGGAGCTCCAGTCCTCTCCTCTGGATCAGCAACTGCTTTCTAAGGAGAAATCTGCTTTGGGTGCCTATATTAAGCTTAAGGAAGCTGAACTAAGGGCCCTTGCTCAAAGGGCAAAGGTTACTCACTTGCAACAAACTGATGATAACACCAGATACTTCTATGCAAGTATTACTGCCAGGAGGACTAGGAACACTGTTGGTGCTATTGAGGACATTCATGGGAATTATTGTGCTGGTCATACTGAACTATCTCAAGCTTTCCTTGCTTATTACCAGACCTTGTTGGGCTCCTCTGAGGAGGTCACCCTTCTGCCTTCTCTTTCTTCTCATCATATATTGACTGCTACCTCAACATTGGATGTCATGGTTACTTCAAAAGAGATTGAGGATGCACTATTCTCTATTGATAGAAATAAGAGTCCCGGAGTGGACAGGTACACCTCTGGTTTCTTTAAGGATACTTGGGGTGTGACATGGTCTGATTTCACTGCTGCTGTTCAAGAATTTTTTAGGAAAGGGACTATGCCACGAGCTGCTAATTCCACCCTAATTGCCCTTATTCCTAAATGTGACTCTCCTAGATCTGTCACTTAA